In one Sandaracinaceae bacterium genomic region, the following are encoded:
- a CDS encoding TetR/AcrR family transcriptional regulator: protein MTRKPELEAPTADTPLNQREAAKLATQQAVLAAARDSFEELGFERANLREIAARADVSAGTVLHYYGDKRGLLHAALFEELDAALDHAIAAAQAAPTLLRQLNALTRAVFAYYKARPSLSRVALRESLFADPPWAERFAAQTTRVSQAIALLAGAARTRGELPASTDPTLLSVTYLSIFYFALIAWVQQTVADPEALVAVQLRHLIHPPENTPDEPQPVPRRRRA from the coding sequence ATGACCCGCAAACCCGAGCTCGAAGCGCCAACCGCCGACACCCCGCTGAACCAGCGCGAGGCCGCCAAGCTGGCCACGCAGCAAGCCGTGCTGGCGGCCGCGCGCGACAGCTTCGAGGAGCTGGGCTTCGAGCGCGCCAACCTGCGCGAGATCGCGGCGCGCGCGGACGTCTCGGCCGGCACGGTGCTGCACTACTACGGAGACAAGCGCGGCCTCCTGCACGCCGCGCTCTTCGAGGAACTGGACGCGGCGCTCGACCACGCCATCGCCGCGGCACAGGCGGCTCCCACGCTGCTTCGGCAGCTGAACGCGCTCACCCGCGCGGTGTTCGCCTACTACAAGGCGCGCCCCAGCCTCTCACGCGTGGCGCTGCGCGAGTCGCTCTTCGCCGACCCACCTTGGGCAGAGCGCTTTGCCGCGCAGACCACGCGCGTGAGCCAGGCCATCGCGCTGCTGGCCGGGGCCGCGCGCACCCGCGGAGAGCTGCCCGCCAGCACGGACCCCACGCTGCTGTCGGTCACCTACCTGTCCATCTTCTACTTCGCCCTGATCGCCTGGGTGCAGCAGACCGTCGCCGACCCCGAGGCGCTGGTCGCGGTCCAGCTGCGCCACCTCATTCACCCTCCGGAGAACACACCCGATGAGCCCCAGCCTGTTCCGAGACGACGCCGCGCGTGA
- a CDS encoding alpha/beta hydrolase, whose product MSPSLFRDDAARERMEAWYERVREAIPTPTTSQTLTTSFGATHVLSAGPEDGPPLVALHGAMANSALLLRELWHLTKELRVHVVDVLGQSVKSADAALPVKGDAHGRWVGEVMDQLGLEHANVLGVSWGGFATLRFAALAPERIERMALLVPAGVVNGKVLEGIFKMGIPMARFRRSPTQANRERFLGNLLTTTDDDWSDYLSDAFQSYRMNMSIPPLAKPAEFAPLRAPVMVIAAANDYSFPGDRLLARAKELFPTLTHSELLPGAKHSPPTTDEFREWLAGRLGAFFAGA is encoded by the coding sequence ATGAGCCCCAGCCTGTTCCGAGACGACGCCGCGCGTGAGCGCATGGAGGCCTGGTACGAGCGCGTGCGCGAAGCCATCCCGACGCCGACCACCAGCCAGACGCTCACTACCAGCTTCGGCGCAACGCACGTGCTGAGCGCGGGCCCCGAAGACGGCCCGCCGCTGGTCGCGCTGCACGGCGCCATGGCCAACTCGGCGCTGCTGCTGCGCGAGCTGTGGCACCTGACCAAGGAGCTCCGCGTCCACGTGGTGGACGTGCTGGGCCAGTCCGTGAAGAGCGCGGACGCCGCGCTGCCGGTCAAGGGCGACGCCCACGGGCGCTGGGTGGGCGAGGTCATGGACCAGCTCGGGCTCGAGCACGCCAACGTGCTGGGCGTGAGCTGGGGAGGCTTCGCCACGCTGCGCTTTGCCGCGCTCGCGCCCGAGCGCATCGAGCGCATGGCGCTGCTGGTGCCGGCGGGTGTGGTGAACGGGAAGGTGCTCGAGGGCATCTTCAAGATGGGCATCCCCATGGCGCGCTTCCGGCGATCCCCCACCCAGGCCAACCGCGAGCGCTTCCTGGGGAACCTGCTCACCACCACGGACGACGACTGGAGCGACTACCTGAGCGACGCCTTCCAGAGCTACCGCATGAACATGAGCATTCCGCCGCTGGCGAAGCCCGCAGAGTTCGCGCCGCTGCGCGCGCCGGTCATGGTGATCGCGGCGGCGAACGACTACAGCTTCCCCGGAGACCGCCTGCTGGCGCGCGCCAAAGAGTTGTTCCCCACGCTCACGCACAGTGAGCTGCTGCCTGGCGCCAAGCACAGCCCACCCACCACGGACGAGTTCCGGGAGTGGCTGGCCGGCAGGCTCGGCGCGTTCTTCGCGGGCGCCTGA